The following proteins are encoded in a genomic region of Periophthalmus magnuspinnatus isolate fPerMag1 chromosome 23, fPerMag1.2.pri, whole genome shotgun sequence:
- the vezt gene encoding vezatin isoform X1, translated as MTDGFDEDVVFENSPLFQYLHDLGHTDFEACPIASREKECVELEEDIRALSKGKNVKGGPLWRLADALWQWTPFYQAVKTRKLQQQLDTVFGQYSVRCILDQDVLLQEDVELIELLDPSLLTLGSSPSAFDSRAKTVPRPGFIFKPSIWDLTGLVGLAAVLISVCSDGLCSLAAVSWGLALLTWVGLKGTVFWRERGMQKDVYLRTTELQTLVHNSKTLTGLSRKALRLVQETEVISRGFTLLLDRVSAASTFSRAAPGTAPRGQQLIGLRKTLYRVLRTAFRASRRATCHMLKAYPLNSEIDNVTNYVSAVPLKELGLGLGLEHLGDEQAQELTDDYSLPALKILFQLWLGQSSECFRRLALLLSPQHVEELVENVPKEETVPLSPLYQTISVVTEPLHNTLAKCLSDMQRSYDFHRHFETQTKEGISHRAGRAKEKCRDLNTLHTSIRSLQLHLKTLLSEMIILEDDLEKMMVSEEPTEMPFEGYQDLSDRLHQLQPHMQASTGCWEDTIGQVDRMLKRANISSGDPKDAKQCCPPTYDISDLPQSYPIILDKDPVPEEMELEAYVSDSDADSEGRGSWCDMLSPEERDRQRREREESRRVLSELKSVLCFRASEGERMKRKQLLFSDQAAEPLTSNSETSDSTASTPKPTLTLISVEPGREEGKHLSEYSTGNKEEGKEGTVGPDPSETSVMEFSCGLEPEEEQTGQGLISKRGGEGASEHHQYDGIPVEEAELNSLGNFIKDNVPAVSVMDRLTEIHGSQALSFSSALASQVAARSRSIMTMEEQTFGDDDDHNDYDDDEEAD; from the exons ATGACTGATGGATTTGATGAAGATGTTGTGTTTGAG AATTCACCATTATTTCAGTACCTACATGATCTGGGCCACACTGACTTTGAAGCATGTCCAATAGCATCCCGTGAAAAAGAATGCGTTGAACTGGAGGAAGACATTAGAGCTCTCAGTAAGGGAAAAAATGTG aagGGGGGACCATTATGGAGACTGGCTGATGCCTTATGGCAATGGACCCCTTTTTACCAGGCTGTCAAAACCAGAAAGCTGCAACAACAGCTG GACACTGTCTTTGGCCAATATTCTGTGAGATGTATTTTGGACCAAGATGTGCTTCTGCAAGAGGATGTGGAGCTGATTGAGCTGTTGGACCCAAGCCTCCTCACCCTAGGATCATCACCATCGGCCTTTGACAGCCGAGCTAAGACCGTTCCCAGACCCGGCTTTATTTTCAAGCCTTCAATTTG GGACTTGACGGGACTTGTTGGCCTCGCTGCAGTGCTTATCAGTGTGTGCTCTGATGGCCTGTGCTCACTAGCTGCAGTGTCATGGGGCCTGGCTCTGTTGACCTGGGTTGGTCTCAAAGGGACTGTCttttggagagagaggggcatgCAGAAAGATGTCTACCTGAGAACGACAGAGCTCCAGACACTAGTTCATAACAGCAAGACTTTAACTGGCCTGTCCCGCAAAGCTCTTCGACTGGTTCAAGAGACTGAAGTCATCTCCAGGGGTTTCACCCT TTTACTCGACAGGGTGAGTGCAGCTAGCACATTTAGCAGGGCAGCGCCAGGAACAGCACCACGTGGGCAACAGCTGATTGGACTAAGGAAGACCTTGTACAGGGTTCTCCGCACAGCATTCAGGGCCTCACGTAGAGCTACCTGTCACATGCTCAAGGC CTACCCACTGAACTCTGAAATTGACAATGTGACCAATTACGTATCTGCGGTTCCTCTGAAGGAGCTTGGACTGGGATTGGGACTCGAGCACTTGGGTGATGAACAGGCCCAGGAGCTGACTGATGACTATAGCCTTCCTGCCCTTAAG ATTCTTTTCCAGTTGTGGCTGGGACAAAGTTCTGAATGTTTTCGCCGTCTTGCCCTCCTCTTGTCACCTCAACATGTGGAGGAGCTTGTAGAAAATGTACCAAAAGAAGAAACTGTTCCTTTGTCACCACTTTATCAGACAATTTCTGTAGTGACTGAGCCACTCCACAATACACTGGCCAAGTGTCTCAGTGACATGCAACGCAGCTATGATTTCCATCGCCATTTTGAAACACAGACCAAGGAGGGTATATCTCACAGGGCGGGAAGGGCCAAAGAAAAATGTAGAGATCTCAACACTTTGCATACATCCATTCGAAGTCTGCAACTGCATCTCAAGACACTGCTTAGCGA GATGATTATTCTGGAAGATGATCTAGAAAAAATGATGGTTTCTGAAGAGCCCACAGAGATGCCATTTGAAGGCTACCAGGACCTGAGTGATCGGCTTCACCAGCTCCAGCCACATATGCAGGCAAGCACAGGCTGCTGGGAGGACACCATTGGACAAGTGGATCGCATGCTGAAAAGGGCCAACATCAGTTCAG GAGATCCTAAAGATGCAAAACAATGCTGTCCACCTACTTATGACATCTCAGATCTTCCTCAATCCTATCCTATAATCCTTGATAAAGACCCTGTGCCAGAAGAGATG GAATTGGAGGCATATGTCTCTGACTCAGATGCAGATAGTGAAGGGAGGGGATCCTGGTGTGATATGTTGTCACCAGAGGAGCGTGATCGTcaacggagagaaagagaggagtcaCGTCGTGTCCTGTCAGAGCTCAAATCTGTACTTTGCTTCCGTGCTtcagagggggagaggatgaagaggaaacaGCTGCTGTTCAGTGATCAAG CTGCTGAGCCACTTACATCCAACAGTGAAACTTCTGACTCTACTGCCTCGACTCCAAAACCTACACTGACCTTAATTTCAGTGGAGCCTGGCAGAGAAGAAGGAAAGCATTTATCAGAGTACAGCACAGGAAATAAAGAGGAAGGAAAAGAAGGCACTGTGGGACCGGACCCTTCAGAGACATCAGTGATGGAGTTCAGTTGTGGTTTAGAaccagaggaagagcagacagGACAAGGTTTGATATccaaaagaggaggagaaggagcatCTGAGCATCACCAATATGATGGGATCCCAGTGGAGGAGGCTGAGCTAAATAGTTTAGGCAACTTTATTAAAGATAACGTACCAGCTGTTTCCGTAATGGACCGACTGACTGAGATCCACGGCTCACAGGCTCTAAGCTTTAGCTCAGCCTTGGCTTCACAAGTTGCTGCACGGTCACGTTCAATAATGACAATGGAAGAGCAGACCTTTGGAGATGATGATGATCAtaatgattatgatgatgatgaagaggcTGACTAA
- the usp44 gene encoding ubiquitin carboxyl-terminal hydrolase 44, translated as MDRCKHVGRLRLAPDHSILNPQKWHCVDCNTTESVWACLGCAHVACGRYIEEHALQHFQLHRHPLAMEVNELYVFCYLCDDYVLNDNNTGDLKLLRSTLSAIQSQHYEVTTRSGRTLRSATAVPESLLSFVAQELQLRDEDRMFTALWHRRRSLMGRIFRFWFGLTECGKKREEEERKREDEAQKAEVRERRRAQKRQMQKELDNAPLRKSQRLRRKSKRLVDAAIMTPPTTKLVKPSTPKSQTRRPAAPTTKKVKKAQKVQQILKTRNLSSTKSKARTSTTHTPQPPACRKQSKKQSTKQSGSPLKRRPTVTPGVTGLRNLGNTCYMNSILQVLSHLHIFRECFLRLDLTQALELLATAAGKASPHSPFSQKKGPLASSGSGPGLSGGSSRGRNMELIQPKEPSSKHISLCHQLHTLFQVMWSGKWALVSPFAMLHSVWQLIPAFRGYAQQDAQEFLCELLDKVQHELDSASNNTNSGGVPQPQKRLIKQVLDVVNTIFHGQLLSQVTCRACENRSNTVEPFWDLSLEFPERYHSNSKESAAQASCHLTEMLAKFTETEALEGSIYACDQCNSARRRNSSKPVLLTEAQKQLMVHKLPQVLRLHLKRFRWSGRNNREKIGVHVSFDQLLNMEPYCSLEASPKVSPYSTNGNPSSLHPKHFYELSAVVMHHGKGFGSGHYTSYCYNTEGAFWVHCNDSKLNVCSVEEVCRAQAYILFYTRVTQDKDRPL; from the exons ATGGACAGGTGTAAGCATGTGGGGCGGCTGCGGCTCGCCCCAGACCACTCCATCCTCAACCCCCAAAAATGGCACTGTGTGGACTGCAACACCACAGAGTCCGTATGGGCCTGTCTCGGCTGTGCTCATGTGGCATGTGGGCGATACATTGAGGAACATGCTCTGCAGCACTTCCAACTGCACCGCCACCCATTGGCAATGGAGGTCAATgaactatatgttttttgttacttGTGTGATGATTATGTCCTGAATGATAACAACACAGGAGACCTAAAGCTACTTCGGAGTACACTTAGTGCAATTCAGAGCCAGCACTATGAAGTTACTACCCGCAGTGGTCGTACCCTTCGCTCTGCCACTGCTGTCCCTGAAAGCCTTTTGTCATTTGTTGCCCAGGAGCTACAGTTAAGAGATGAGGACCGGATGTTCACTGCCTTATGGCATCGACGAAGATCTCTTATGGGACGCATTTTCAGATTTTGGTTTGGACTTACTGAAtgtggaaaaaagagagaggaggaggaaagaaagagggaagatgAGGCGCAAAAAGCAGAGGTCAGGGAGCGAAGGAGAGCACAAAAAAGGCAGATGCAGAAAGAACTGGACAATGCCCCTCTCAGAAAAAGTCAGCGCTTGCGGCGAAAAAGCAAAAGACTTGTGGATGCAGCAATAATGACACCTCCCACAACCAAACTTGTTAAACCTTCTACACCCAAGTCACAAACTCGAAGGCCTGCTGCTCCAACTACAAAGAAAGTTAAAAAGGCACAAAAGGTCCAGCAAATTCTCAAAACCAGAAACCTCTCTTCAACCAAATCTAAAGCCAGAACGTCCACAACTCATACCCCACAACCGCCTGCATGCCGCAAGCAGAGTAAAAAGCAGAGTACCAAACAGAGTGGCTCCCCATTAAAACGGCGGCCCACAGTCACGCCAGGTGTGACAGGGCTGAGAAATTTGGGCAATACTTGTTACATGAACTCCATTTTGCAAGTGCTCAGCCACCTGCATATTTTCAGGGAGTGCTTTTTGCGCCTGGATCTAACACAAGCACTGGAACTTCTTGCAACTGCTGCAGGAAAGGCTTCACCGCACTCACCCTTTTCCCAAAAGAAGGGACCTCTGGCCAGTTCAGGCTCTGGTCCAGGGTTGAGTGGTGGGTCCTCACGAGGCCGGAACATGGAGCTTATACAGCCAAAAGAGCCAAGCTCGAAGCACATCTCCCTCTGTCATCAACTGCACACTTTGTTCCAGGTAATGTGGTCGGGGAAGTGGGCGCTGGTTTCACCCTTTGCAATGCTCCATTCAGTGTGGCAGCTGATCCCTGCGTTCAGGGGCTATGCTCAGCAGGATGCTCAGGAGTTTTTGTGTGAACTGCTGGACAAGGTGCAGCATGAGCTGGACAGTGCTAGCAACAATACAAACTCTGGGGGTGTCCCACAGCCACAGAAACGCCTCATCAAACAAGTGCTGGATGTGGTCAATACCATCTTTCATGGCCAGCTCCTTAGTCAG GTGACATGCCGAGCCTGTGAAAATCGATCCAATACTGTGGAACCATTTTGGGACCTATCTCTGGAGTTTCCTGAGCGCTATCACAGCAACAGTAAAGAGTCTGCAGCACAGGCGTCCTGCCATTTGACAGAAATGTTGGCCAAGTTTACAGAGACTGAGGCCCTAGAGGGAAGCATTTATGCTTGTGACCAGTGCAACT CTGCACGACGTCGTAACTCCTCCAAACCAGTTCTCCTGACAGAAGCACAAAAACAACTTATGGTGCACAAATTGCCCCAGGTCCTACGGCTTCATCTCAAACGTTTTAG GTGGTCTGGACGAAACAACAGGGAGAAGATTGGAGTACATGTCAGTTTTGACCAGCTTCTTAATATGGAGCCGTATTGCAGCCTTGAGGCCTCTCCTAAAGTCTCACCCTACTCCACTAACGGCAATCCCAGCTCGTTGCATCCGAAGCACTTCTATGAATTGTCTGCTGTAGTGATGCATCATGGGAAAGGGTTTGGGTCTGGCCATTACACATCATACTGCTACAACACAGAGGGGG cttTTTGGGTTCACTGTAATGATTCAAAGCTGAATGTGTGTTCTGTGGAGGAGGTGTGTCGAGCACAAGCTTACATCCTCTTCTACACAAGAGTAACTCAGGACAAGGACCGGCCACTGTAG
- the vezt gene encoding vezatin isoform X2, whose translation MTDGFDEDVVFENSPLFQYLHDLGHTDFEACPIASREKECVELEEDIRALSKGKNVKGGPLWRLADALWQWTPFYQAVKTRKLQQQLDTVFGQYSVRCILDQDVLLQEDVELIELLDPSLLTLGSSPSAFDSRAKTVPRPGFIFKPSIWDLTGLVGLAAVLISVCSDGLCSLAAVSWGLALLTWVGLKGTVFWRERGMQKDVYLRTTELQTLVHNSKTLTGLSRKALRLVQETEVISRGFTLVSAASTFSRAAPGTAPRGQQLIGLRKTLYRVLRTAFRASRRATCHMLKAYPLNSEIDNVTNYVSAVPLKELGLGLGLEHLGDEQAQELTDDYSLPALKILFQLWLGQSSECFRRLALLLSPQHVEELVENVPKEETVPLSPLYQTISVVTEPLHNTLAKCLSDMQRSYDFHRHFETQTKEGISHRAGRAKEKCRDLNTLHTSIRSLQLHLKTLLSEMIILEDDLEKMMVSEEPTEMPFEGYQDLSDRLHQLQPHMQASTGCWEDTIGQVDRMLKRANISSGDPKDAKQCCPPTYDISDLPQSYPIILDKDPVPEEMELEAYVSDSDADSEGRGSWCDMLSPEERDRQRREREESRRVLSELKSVLCFRASEGERMKRKQLLFSDQAAEPLTSNSETSDSTASTPKPTLTLISVEPGREEGKHLSEYSTGNKEEGKEGTVGPDPSETSVMEFSCGLEPEEEQTGQGLISKRGGEGASEHHQYDGIPVEEAELNSLGNFIKDNVPAVSVMDRLTEIHGSQALSFSSALASQVAARSRSIMTMEEQTFGDDDDHNDYDDDEEAD comes from the exons ATGACTGATGGATTTGATGAAGATGTTGTGTTTGAG AATTCACCATTATTTCAGTACCTACATGATCTGGGCCACACTGACTTTGAAGCATGTCCAATAGCATCCCGTGAAAAAGAATGCGTTGAACTGGAGGAAGACATTAGAGCTCTCAGTAAGGGAAAAAATGTG aagGGGGGACCATTATGGAGACTGGCTGATGCCTTATGGCAATGGACCCCTTTTTACCAGGCTGTCAAAACCAGAAAGCTGCAACAACAGCTG GACACTGTCTTTGGCCAATATTCTGTGAGATGTATTTTGGACCAAGATGTGCTTCTGCAAGAGGATGTGGAGCTGATTGAGCTGTTGGACCCAAGCCTCCTCACCCTAGGATCATCACCATCGGCCTTTGACAGCCGAGCTAAGACCGTTCCCAGACCCGGCTTTATTTTCAAGCCTTCAATTTG GGACTTGACGGGACTTGTTGGCCTCGCTGCAGTGCTTATCAGTGTGTGCTCTGATGGCCTGTGCTCACTAGCTGCAGTGTCATGGGGCCTGGCTCTGTTGACCTGGGTTGGTCTCAAAGGGACTGTCttttggagagagaggggcatgCAGAAAGATGTCTACCTGAGAACGACAGAGCTCCAGACACTAGTTCATAACAGCAAGACTTTAACTGGCCTGTCCCGCAAAGCTCTTCGACTGGTTCAAGAGACTGAAGTCATCTCCAGGGGTTTCACCCT GGTGAGTGCAGCTAGCACATTTAGCAGGGCAGCGCCAGGAACAGCACCACGTGGGCAACAGCTGATTGGACTAAGGAAGACCTTGTACAGGGTTCTCCGCACAGCATTCAGGGCCTCACGTAGAGCTACCTGTCACATGCTCAAGGC CTACCCACTGAACTCTGAAATTGACAATGTGACCAATTACGTATCTGCGGTTCCTCTGAAGGAGCTTGGACTGGGATTGGGACTCGAGCACTTGGGTGATGAACAGGCCCAGGAGCTGACTGATGACTATAGCCTTCCTGCCCTTAAG ATTCTTTTCCAGTTGTGGCTGGGACAAAGTTCTGAATGTTTTCGCCGTCTTGCCCTCCTCTTGTCACCTCAACATGTGGAGGAGCTTGTAGAAAATGTACCAAAAGAAGAAACTGTTCCTTTGTCACCACTTTATCAGACAATTTCTGTAGTGACTGAGCCACTCCACAATACACTGGCCAAGTGTCTCAGTGACATGCAACGCAGCTATGATTTCCATCGCCATTTTGAAACACAGACCAAGGAGGGTATATCTCACAGGGCGGGAAGGGCCAAAGAAAAATGTAGAGATCTCAACACTTTGCATACATCCATTCGAAGTCTGCAACTGCATCTCAAGACACTGCTTAGCGA GATGATTATTCTGGAAGATGATCTAGAAAAAATGATGGTTTCTGAAGAGCCCACAGAGATGCCATTTGAAGGCTACCAGGACCTGAGTGATCGGCTTCACCAGCTCCAGCCACATATGCAGGCAAGCACAGGCTGCTGGGAGGACACCATTGGACAAGTGGATCGCATGCTGAAAAGGGCCAACATCAGTTCAG GAGATCCTAAAGATGCAAAACAATGCTGTCCACCTACTTATGACATCTCAGATCTTCCTCAATCCTATCCTATAATCCTTGATAAAGACCCTGTGCCAGAAGAGATG GAATTGGAGGCATATGTCTCTGACTCAGATGCAGATAGTGAAGGGAGGGGATCCTGGTGTGATATGTTGTCACCAGAGGAGCGTGATCGTcaacggagagaaagagaggagtcaCGTCGTGTCCTGTCAGAGCTCAAATCTGTACTTTGCTTCCGTGCTtcagagggggagaggatgaagaggaaacaGCTGCTGTTCAGTGATCAAG CTGCTGAGCCACTTACATCCAACAGTGAAACTTCTGACTCTACTGCCTCGACTCCAAAACCTACACTGACCTTAATTTCAGTGGAGCCTGGCAGAGAAGAAGGAAAGCATTTATCAGAGTACAGCACAGGAAATAAAGAGGAAGGAAAAGAAGGCACTGTGGGACCGGACCCTTCAGAGACATCAGTGATGGAGTTCAGTTGTGGTTTAGAaccagaggaagagcagacagGACAAGGTTTGATATccaaaagaggaggagaaggagcatCTGAGCATCACCAATATGATGGGATCCCAGTGGAGGAGGCTGAGCTAAATAGTTTAGGCAACTTTATTAAAGATAACGTACCAGCTGTTTCCGTAATGGACCGACTGACTGAGATCCACGGCTCACAGGCTCTAAGCTTTAGCTCAGCCTTGGCTTCACAAGTTGCTGCACGGTCACGTTCAATAATGACAATGGAAGAGCAGACCTTTGGAGATGATGATGATCAtaatgattatgatgatgatgaagaggcTGACTAA
- the LOC117391687 gene encoding methionine aminopeptidase 2-like, with amino-acid sequence MAAVVAERAADLKEVPNRELNGQAEEKEDADPVEETVKKKKKKKKKKGTTGTETDGQDAVTEVTKQLEKHAIEDKDKDEDGEEDADEDTSGKKKKKKKKKKGPKAQTDPPSVPICELYPNGAYPIGQLCDYPVSQDGRSAVWRMTNEERKVLDQANDEMWNDFRQAAEAHRQVRQHVRGFIKPGLTMIEICERLEECSRKLIKENGLNAGLAFPTGCSLNHCAAHYTPNAGDTTVLQYDDVCKIDFGTHINGRIIDCAFTVTFNPRYDKLLEAVKDATNTGIKNAGIDVRLCDVGEAIQEVMESYEVELDGKTYQVKPIRNLNGHSIGQYRIHAGKTVPIVKGGEATRMEEGEVYAIETFGSTGKGVVHDDMECSHYMKNFDVGHVPIRLPRAKHLLNVINENFGTLAFCRRWLDRLGESKYLMALKNLCDLGIVDPYPPLCDSKGCYTAQFEHTILLRPTCKEVVSRGDDY; translated from the exons ATGGCGGCTGTGGTAGCGGAGCGTGCTGCGGATCTGAAAGAAGTCCCAAATCGGGAGCTAAATGGTCAAGCGGAGGAGAAAGAAGATGCCGACCCCGTTGAGGAGACtgtcaagaagaagaagaaaaaaaagaagaaaaagggaACAACAG GTACTGAGACAGATGGCCAGGATGCAGTTACAGAAGTGACCAagcaacttgaaaaacatgccattgaagacaaagacaaagacgAGGATGGTGAAGAAG ATGCTGATGAAGATACTTcagggaagaagaaaaaaaagaaaaagaagaagaaaggac ccAAAGCACAAACTGATCCACCATCTGTGCCAATTTGTGAGCTATATCCAAATGGAGCATACCCAATTGGACAACTGTGTGACTATCCAGTATCACAAGACGG TCGCAGTGCTGTTTGGCGTATGACCAATGAGGAGAGGAAGGTCCTGGATCAAGCCAATGATGAGATGTGGAATGATTTCAGACAAGCTGCTGAGGCCCACAGACAGGTCCGACAGCATGTGCGTGGTTTTATTAAACCTGGCTTGACTATGATTGAAATCTG TGAACGGCTAGAGGAATGTTCTCGCAAACTGATTAAGGAAAATGGGCTAAATGCCGGTCTAGCTTTCCCAACTGGCTGCTCCCTCAATCATTGTGCTGCCCACTACACCCCCAATGCTGGAGACACGACTGTGCTTCAGTATGATGAtgtctgcaaaattgactttggcACTCACATCAATG GGAGAATTATTGACTGTGCATTTACTGTCACTTTTAACCCGAGATATGACAAACTATTGGAGGCTGTAAAAGATGCCACAAATACTGGGATTAag AATGCTGGAATTGATGTACGTCTATGTGATGTCGGAGAGGCAATTCAAGAAGTTATGGAGTCCTATGAAGTAGAACTAGATGGCAAAACATACCAAG TAAAACCTATTCGAAATCTGAATGGCCATTCAATTGGCCAGTACAGAATACATGCTGGTAAGACTGTGCCCATTGTCAAAGGAGGGGAGGCAACAAGAATGGAG GAGGGAGAAGTCTATGCCATTGAAACATTTGGCAGCACTGGGAAGGGCGTGGTTCACGATGACATGGAGTGCTCTCATTATATGAAAAACTTTGATGTTGGTCATGTTCCCATCAG ATTGCCAAGAGCGAAGCACCTGTTAAATGTAATTAATGAAAACTTTGGCACTCTAGCATTTTGCCGCCGTTGGCTTGACCGCCTGGGTGAAAGCAAATATCTTATGGCTCTGAAAAACCTGTGTGACCTGGGAATTGTGGACCCTTACCCTCCACTTTGTGACAGCAAAGGCTGTTACACTGCTCAGTTTGAACACACCATTCTGCTCCGGCCCACCTGTAAAGAGGTGGTGAGCCGTGGAGACGACTACTGA